One genomic region from Nodularia sp. LEGE 06071 encodes:
- a CDS encoding ATP-binding protein has product MDNPAMPKASSSSYSHSQVQFLQCQAASLLLYQSVMQSEAGIAFLDLLQAIRYTDADARSCLKAYGSYFYALTARYQNWEDYLITQILISDNPFSRLAQQQDFEDLPRALIAAVEHDLQALQNLYECSSASLSEWVQTVAHLPISPVVWYKKPNISIETKLIVFLQKLDNWGDAVEELAAYYRQFGTGLFAEYHALRWQESKFVGIRHSDPIQLNTLVGYESQQETLIKNTEFLLSGEVALHILLYGSRGSGKSSLVKALLNEYGQQNLRLLEVAKSDLQDLPKIVEQLRGVPQKFIIFVDDLSFEEDDDAFKALKVVLEGNLTARPQNVVVYATSNRRHLIREYFVDRPTPKDNNEIHAWDTMQEKLSFSDRFGLTLTFEPADQKTYVKIVHHLAAQAKINITPEDLEYQALQWATRHNGRSGRTARQFIDFLKADLALSHSHTHPSHPSENKTSKKQQLKIDDQPVL; this is encoded by the coding sequence ATGGATAATCCAGCAATGCCAAAAGCCAGTAGTTCATCCTATAGCCATAGCCAGGTACAATTCCTCCAATGTCAAGCAGCATCACTTTTACTCTACCAATCTGTCATGCAAAGCGAAGCGGGGATCGCATTCCTTGACCTGTTGCAAGCTATACGCTACACTGATGCCGATGCACGGAGTTGTCTTAAAGCCTATGGTAGTTATTTTTATGCCTTAACTGCTAGATATCAAAATTGGGAGGACTACCTCATTACTCAAATTCTGATCTCTGATAATCCTTTTAGTAGGCTAGCTCAACAGCAAGATTTTGAGGATTTACCCCGTGCTTTAATAGCCGCAGTTGAGCATGATTTACAGGCGTTGCAAAATCTTTATGAATGTAGCAGTGCTTCTTTGAGCGAGTGGGTACAAACTGTCGCCCATTTACCCATTTCACCTGTTGTCTGGTACAAAAAACCAAATATCAGCATAGAGACAAAGTTAATCGTGTTCCTACAAAAGTTAGATAATTGGGGTGATGCTGTAGAAGAGTTAGCAGCTTATTATCGTCAGTTCGGCACGGGCTTATTTGCAGAATATCACGCTTTGCGCTGGCAAGAAAGTAAGTTTGTGGGCATTAGGCATTCTGATCCCATCCAGCTGAATACTCTGGTGGGTTACGAGTCTCAGCAAGAAACTTTAATCAAAAATACAGAATTTTTATTATCAGGAGAGGTAGCACTGCACATACTACTTTACGGTAGTCGGGGGTCGGGAAAATCTTCCTTGGTAAAAGCTTTGTTAAATGAGTATGGACAGCAGAATCTCCGCTTGCTGGAAGTCGCTAAATCTGACTTGCAGGATTTACCAAAAATTGTCGAACAGTTGCGGGGAGTACCACAGAAATTTATTATCTTTGTCGATGACCTTTCCTTTGAAGAAGATGATGATGCTTTTAAAGCACTGAAGGTAGTTTTAGAAGGAAATTTAACTGCACGTCCCCAAAATGTAGTTGTCTATGCTACCTCCAATCGCCGCCACTTGATTCGGGAGTATTTCGTAGATCGACCAACGCCCAAGGATAACAACGAAATCCATGCCTGGGATACAATGCAGGAAAAGCTATCATTTAGCGATCGCTTTGGTCTCACTCTCACCTTTGAACCAGCCGATCAGAAAACTTATGTAAAAATTGTCCACCATCTAGCAGCCCAAGCCAAAATTAATATTACTCCAGAAGATTTAGAATATCAAGCATTACAATGGGCAACTCGCCACAATGGTCGTTCTGGACGTACAGCCAGGCAGTTTATTGATTTTTTAAAAGCAGATTTAGCACTATCTCATTCCCATACACATCCATCTCATCCCTCAGAGAATAAAACATCAAAAAAACAACAACTTAAAATCGATGATCAACCTGTCCTCTAG